A single Nisaea sp. DNA region contains:
- a CDS encoding acyltransferase: MKKNCFDEIRLTLAIIVFFSHAQEISGAFMWPDIFDFNFAIKGFFAISGYLVTKSYFSSASVYDFFEKRVRRIYPAYSAVIGYGLLIGLAITSLGFGEFFTSSSTYKYLFFNLIFLNFLQPTIPGVFEGWTISAVNGALWTIKIEIMLYLLIPLIVFLYRKIGLFAGFCLMFAGGVLWFTYFTYGFDHPMGVVLARQFPGQLPYFVLGSFLAAKEFRPGVRYALFLVSAVYLLLDVPPGIADYANMAMYPLFVIGLSQIGWLSVGVGRIGDLSYGVYLFHFPTLQLLKYFGLFELYPYGTLIAAAFITLVLAYVSWVFVERKFLKRSSHYVHESHSRT, from the coding sequence GTGAAGAAAAACTGCTTTGACGAAATCAGACTTACCTTAGCCATCATCGTTTTTTTCAGTCATGCGCAGGAAATATCCGGCGCGTTCATGTGGCCTGACATTTTTGATTTTAATTTTGCAATAAAAGGGTTCTTCGCAATAAGCGGGTATCTGGTCACGAAAAGCTATTTCTCCAGCGCGTCCGTTTATGACTTTTTTGAAAAAAGAGTAAGGCGGATTTATCCGGCATATAGTGCTGTGATTGGATATGGCTTGCTGATCGGTCTTGCCATTACGTCCCTGGGTTTCGGGGAGTTTTTCACGTCATCGTCTACATACAAGTATCTGTTTTTCAATTTGATCTTCCTGAATTTTTTGCAGCCAACCATTCCCGGAGTTTTCGAGGGCTGGACTATAAGTGCGGTCAATGGGGCTCTCTGGACGATCAAGATAGAGATCATGCTCTACCTGCTGATTCCCCTTATCGTCTTTCTCTATCGAAAGATCGGACTATTCGCGGGGTTCTGCCTGATGTTCGCGGGCGGGGTGTTGTGGTTTACCTATTTCACTTATGGCTTCGATCATCCGATGGGGGTGGTTCTGGCGCGGCAGTTTCCCGGGCAGCTTCCGTACTTCGTGTTGGGGAGTTTTCTTGCCGCGAAGGAGTTCCGGCCCGGAGTTCGGTATGCGCTGTTTCTGGTGAGCGCGGTTTATCTGCTGCTCGATGTGCCGCCGGGAATTGCCGACTATGCGAACATGGCTATGTATCCACTGTTCGTCATCGGCCTGTCGCAAATCGGCTGGCTGAGTGTCGGGGTCGGCAGGATCGGGGATTTATCCTACGGGGTATACTTGTTCCATTTTCCGACATTGCAGCTTCTGAAGTATTTCGGACTGTTTGAGCTGTATCCGTACGGCACCCTGATCGCAGCCGCTTTCATCACGCTTGTTCTGGCATATGTGTCCTGGGTTTTCGTCGAGAGAAAATTCCTGAAGCGCTCTTCACACTATGTGCATGAAAGCCATTCTCGGACATAA
- a CDS encoding FAD-dependent monooxygenase, whose protein sequence is MHIGIAGAGIGGLTAALCLHERGFSVQVYEAVEDISPLGVGINVMPHASAILRELGLADVLDATAIQTRCIEYRTRYGHLIQSDPRNMEAGFAAPQYSIHRGELQFLLLDAVKERLGGNAVVIGKKVSGFVQDEAVVTMRFADGDSAECDLLIGADGLHSAIRAQIHPDEGPLHYEGTMMWRGAVATDMIGDGRTMMIVGDHNVKFVTYPISEQARRQGKALTNWVAELRRDQPRHVQDADWTRQGTREFIEAFKEFALADMNVAAVMEATEQITEFPMVDRDPVDFWTVGRVTLLGDAAHPMYPIGANGASQAIIDARTLADIVAQQPGPDGLLAYEELRCPATSKLVLTNRRSGPERVLDIAAARVTGPDDRIEDLISAEELEEVAAGYREVAGFRKKASGSGREGK, encoded by the coding sequence ATGCATATTGGCATTGCGGGAGCAGGGATTGGTGGTTTAACCGCAGCCCTTTGTTTGCACGAGCGGGGCTTTTCCGTCCAAGTCTACGAGGCGGTGGAAGACATAAGCCCCTTGGGTGTCGGCATCAATGTCATGCCGCACGCCTCGGCGATCTTGCGGGAATTGGGGCTGGCGGACGTGCTGGACGCAACCGCCATTCAAACCCGCTGCATAGAATACCGGACCAGATACGGCCATTTGATCCAGTCAGACCCGCGCAACATGGAGGCGGGTTTCGCCGCGCCACAATATTCGATCCATCGGGGTGAGCTGCAGTTCCTGCTGCTGGATGCGGTGAAAGAGCGCCTGGGCGGCAATGCCGTGGTCATCGGAAAGAAGGTGTCAGGCTTCGTACAGGACGAGGCGGTGGTGACAATGCGTTTCGCCGACGGTGATAGCGCCGAATGCGATCTGCTGATCGGGGCGGATGGTCTGCATTCGGCGATCCGTGCGCAGATACACCCGGATGAAGGGCCGCTGCATTATGAGGGAACGATGATGTGGCGCGGGGCGGTGGCCACGGACATGATCGGCGATGGCCGAACGATGATGATCGTCGGAGATCATAACGTTAAGTTCGTCACCTACCCGATCAGCGAGCAGGCCCGGCGGCAGGGGAAAGCCCTCACCAATTGGGTGGCGGAGTTGCGCCGCGACCAGCCACGCCATGTTCAGGATGCGGACTGGACCCGGCAGGGAACACGAGAATTCATCGAGGCGTTCAAGGAGTTTGCGCTGGCGGACATGAATGTCGCCGCAGTCATGGAGGCGACGGAACAGATAACCGAGTTTCCGATGGTTGACCGTGATCCGGTCGATTTCTGGACTGTTGGGCGGGTGACCTTGTTGGGCGATGCAGCGCATCCGATGTATCCGATCGGCGCCAATGGCGCCTCCCAGGCGATCATCGACGCGCGTACTCTCGCGGATATAGTGGCCCAACAACCTGGCCCGGACGGTCTGCTTGCCTATGAGGAATTGCGGTGCCCCGCAACCTCGAAACTGGTTCTGACCAACCGCCGCTCGGGCCCCGAAAGAGTGCTGGATATTGCCGCCGCACGGGTGACCGGTCCTGACGACAGGATCGAGGATCTGATTTCGGCGGAAGAGCTTGAGGAAGTTGCTGCGGGCTATCGAGAGGTTGCAGGCTTTCGCAAGAAGGCATCCGGATCCGGGAGGGAAGGAAAATGA
- a CDS encoding helix-turn-helix domain-containing protein, producing the protein MNDAPLDRHQYVLGSPSAHVGLLNCERIAERRHIHNWSVAPHYHEGLSQLFVFGRGYVTGQIDDRHASLPSPALVWAPALCRHGFDYEPEMLGWVITIPSTDVARLTEGRPWLREKTQKPQVLLGDERAPLLAEIQLLVRRIEEEHQRHGMDRGLALEALFQLLLLALYRGLSGAPDTQPTGASRGSRLVQRFQELLDQHMPAARSVAAYAAMTSVTPTHLSRTVKAVTGCTAGEIIQDRILLEAKRRLVFSDHPVAEIAYALDFSSPSYFSRFFTVRTGETPAGFRRRARHAPGG; encoded by the coding sequence ATGAATGATGCCCCTCTCGACCGGCACCAATATGTCCTGGGCTCCCCGTCCGCTCATGTCGGCCTGCTGAATTGCGAGCGGATCGCCGAGCGCCGTCATATCCACAACTGGAGCGTCGCCCCGCATTATCACGAGGGACTATCGCAGCTCTTCGTGTTTGGCCGGGGATACGTCACGGGGCAGATCGATGACCGTCACGCCTCACTGCCCAGCCCCGCGCTCGTCTGGGCCCCGGCTTTGTGCCGCCACGGCTTCGATTACGAGCCGGAAATGCTGGGATGGGTGATTACGATACCGAGCACCGACGTCGCCCGGCTGACGGAAGGGCGGCCATGGCTGCGGGAAAAAACCCAGAAACCGCAGGTCTTGCTGGGGGATGAACGCGCGCCCCTCCTGGCCGAAATACAGCTTCTGGTGCGCAGGATAGAAGAGGAACACCAGCGCCATGGCATGGATCGCGGCCTGGCTCTGGAAGCCCTGTTCCAGTTGCTTTTACTCGCCCTCTACCGGGGACTTTCAGGCGCTCCGGACACCCAGCCCACCGGAGCCAGCCGGGGCAGCCGGCTGGTGCAGCGCTTTCAGGAGTTGCTGGATCAGCACATGCCCGCCGCCAGATCGGTCGCCGCATACGCCGCCATGACCTCCGTCACCCCGACGCATCTCTCCCGCACCGTGAAGGCCGTGACCGGATGCACCGCAGGTGAAATCATTCAGGATAGGATACTCTTGGAAGCCAAACGCCGGTTGGTCTTCAGCGATCATCCGGTCGCTGAAATTGCCTACGCACTGGATTTCTCCTCACCGTCGTACTTTTCCCGCTTCTTCACAGTACGTACCGGCGAGACACCAGCAGGTTTCCGCCGCCGTGCGCGCCATGCGCCCGGCGGATAA
- the guaA gene encoding glutamine-hydrolyzing GMP synthase — protein MTDRILILDFGSQVTQLIARRVREAGVYCEIMPFNTPVEKIEAFGAKAYILSGGPASVVAEETPRAPQLVFDSGLPVLGICYGQQTMCHQLGGRVETSDHREFGRAFVDVKDNCILFDGVWETGASEQVWMSHGDRVIELPEGFRVVASSEGAPFAVVADDARRYYATMFHPEVVHTPHGAALLSNFVHKVAGCAGDWTMASFKDQAIQQIRDQVGDGKVICGLSGGVDSSVAAVLIHEAIGDQLTCVFVDHGMLRQGEAEEVVRLFGDNYNIPLIHKNASDLFLGALAGETDPEKKRKTIGSLFIDVFQEEANKIEGAAFLAQGTLYPDVIESVSFIGGPSVTIKSHHNVGGLPERMNLKLVEPLRELFKDEVRDLGRELGLPESLVGRHPFPGPGLAIRIPGSDITREKLDILRKADAVYLEEIRNAGLYDAIWQAFAVLLPVRTVGVMGDGRTYDFACALRAVTSTDGMTADYYHFDHDFLSRVSTRIINECKGINRVTYDITSKPPGTIEWE, from the coding sequence ATGACCGATCGTATCCTCATTCTCGATTTCGGCAGTCAGGTCACACAGCTGATCGCACGCCGTGTCCGCGAAGCTGGTGTCTATTGCGAAATCATGCCCTTCAACACACCGGTCGAGAAGATCGAGGCGTTCGGGGCCAAGGCCTACATATTGTCGGGTGGACCGGCCTCCGTGGTCGCCGAGGAAACCCCCAGAGCACCCCAGCTCGTTTTCGACTCGGGCCTGCCGGTGCTTGGCATCTGTTACGGCCAGCAGACCATGTGCCACCAGCTCGGTGGACGGGTCGAGACTTCGGACCATCGCGAATTCGGGCGCGCCTTCGTTGACGTGAAGGACAATTGTATCCTGTTTGACGGGGTGTGGGAGACCGGCGCCAGCGAGCAGGTCTGGATGAGCCACGGTGACCGGGTGATCGAACTGCCGGAAGGTTTCCGGGTCGTCGCTTCCAGTGAGGGCGCACCGTTTGCCGTCGTTGCTGATGACGCGCGCCGCTATTACGCCACCATGTTTCATCCCGAAGTGGTGCACACGCCGCATGGTGCCGCGCTGCTCTCCAACTTCGTGCACAAGGTCGCGGGCTGCGCCGGCGACTGGACAATGGCGTCCTTCAAGGATCAGGCGATCCAGCAGATCCGCGATCAGGTTGGTGACGGGAAAGTCATCTGCGGTCTCTCCGGTGGTGTCGACAGCTCCGTGGCCGCTGTGCTGATCCATGAGGCGATCGGTGACCAGCTCACCTGCGTCTTCGTCGATCACGGCATGCTGCGCCAAGGCGAGGCGGAAGAGGTCGTGCGGCTGTTCGGCGACAATTACAACATCCCGCTGATCCATAAGAATGCGAGCGATCTGTTCCTCGGCGCGCTGGCAGGCGAGACCGACCCGGAGAAGAAGCGCAAGACCATCGGCTCGCTCTTCATCGATGTGTTCCAGGAAGAGGCGAACAAGATCGAGGGCGCCGCGTTCCTGGCCCAGGGTACGCTCTATCCTGACGTGATCGAGAGCGTCTCCTTCATTGGCGGGCCGAGCGTTACCATCAAGAGCCATCACAATGTCGGCGGTCTGCCGGAGCGGATGAACCTGAAGCTGGTCGAGCCGCTGCGCGAGTTGTTCAAGGATGAGGTCCGCGATCTTGGTCGCGAACTCGGTCTGCCGGAAAGCCTGGTCGGCCGCCACCCGTTCCCCGGCCCGGGCCTCGCGATTCGTATCCCCGGCAGCGACATCACCCGCGAGAAGCTCGATATCCTGCGTAAGGCCGACGCGGTCTATCTGGAAGAGATCCGCAATGCCGGTCTCTACGACGCCATTTGGCAGGCTTTTGCCGTGCTGCTGCCGGTCCGCACCGTTGGCGTCATGGGCGACGGCCGGACGTACGACTTCGCCTGCGCCCTGCGCGCCGTCACCTCGACCGACGGCATGACGGCGGACTATTACCATTTCGACCACGACTTCCTCAGTCGGGTCTCCACGCGCATCATCAACGAGTGCAAGGGCATCAACCGGGTGACCTACGACATCACCTCGAAGCCTCCGGGGACGATTGAGTGGGAGTGA